The proteins below come from a single Candidatus Atribacteria bacterium ADurb.Bin276 genomic window:
- the lplJ gene encoding Lipoate-protein ligase LplJ: MIYIINDSQDPYFNLASEEYIMNTFHVDEKYLMLWQNQPSIIIGKHQNTIEEINNEFVQENNIAVVRRLSGGGAVYHDLGNLNFTFIVKASDNSLDFDFKKFTEPVITALNRMGIPAEFNSRNDLSIEGKKFSGNAQYIRKGKCLHHGTLLFNTNLDHLEMALRVSSDKIESKGIKSIRSRVTNIYPYLKKTCSIEEFKNLLYDQFCLINEEIQSIYFSENDIKKIEELANSKYRTWEWNYGESPFFTIKKSHRFEFGKVEAWLDVNQGIIRQCKFYGDFFGREDKADIEKLLVGSRYERNDIAFRLRNVQIGSYFHGLNTEQLIKLLIS; the protein is encoded by the coding sequence TATTTCAATTTAGCAAGCGAAGAGTATATCATGAATACATTTCATGTTGACGAAAAATACTTGATGCTTTGGCAAAACCAACCATCAATAATCATTGGAAAACATCAAAACACCATTGAAGAAATCAATAACGAATTTGTCCAGGAAAACAATATCGCCGTGGTGAGAAGATTATCCGGTGGGGGAGCCGTATATCACGATTTAGGCAATCTGAATTTTACGTTTATAGTGAAAGCATCAGACAATTCATTGGATTTCGATTTTAAAAAATTTACTGAACCAGTGATTACTGCTTTGAATCGAATGGGAATCCCGGCTGAATTCAATAGTCGAAATGATTTATCTATTGAAGGGAAGAAGTTTTCTGGAAATGCACAATATATCCGGAAGGGAAAATGTCTTCATCACGGGACCTTGCTATTCAATACCAATTTAGATCACTTGGAAATGGCACTGAGGGTATCAAGCGATAAGATTGAATCAAAAGGGATTAAATCCATTCGGAGTCGAGTTACCAATATCTACCCCTATTTAAAAAAAACCTGCTCAATAGAGGAATTTAAAAATCTACTTTATGATCAATTTTGCTTAATAAATGAAGAAATTCAGTCGATATATTTCAGTGAAAACGACATCAAGAAAATAGAGGAATTAGCCAATAGCAAATACCGAACCTGGGAATGGAATTATGGTGAATCACCCTTTTTTACGATTAAAAAATCTCATCGATTTGAATTTGGCAAAGTCGAAGCCTGGCTGGATGTAAATCAAGGAATAATCCGACAATGCAAATTTTATGGTGATTTTTTTGGAAGAGAAGATAAAGCTGATATTGAAAAGCTATTGGTTGGCAGCCGCTACGAGAGAAATGACATCGCTTTTAGGTTGCGGAATGTTCAGATTGGAAGCTATTTTCACGGATTGAATACCGAGCAGCTTATCAAACTATTGATTTCTTAG